In Paraburkholderia phenazinium, the following are encoded in one genomic region:
- the iolG gene encoding inositol 2-dehydrogenase: MIRIAVLGAGRIGRIHAGNVAANPNAQLVVVADPVESAAGSLASRLGCEASTDAAGVLERNDIDAVVIGTPTDTHITFMLQAVAKGKAVLCEKPIDLDMEKSLAAANEVERQGGRVMLAFNRRFDPTSQAFRKAIDAGDVGEVRQVVISSRDPGMPPRDYVEHSGGIFRDMVIHDLDMARWLLGEEPVEVMAMASRLVDPSLAALDDFDTVMVQLRTASGKQCHINCCREAVYGYDQRMEVSGSKGMLLQENLRPSTIRRWTKEATDVREPLLNFFLERYEAAYKAELEAFVEALRTNSPLPTSVQDGLKALRLADCALESAVSGKAVKV, translated from the coding sequence ATGATTCGAATCGCCGTACTCGGTGCCGGCCGCATTGGTCGCATTCACGCCGGCAACGTTGCCGCGAACCCGAACGCCCAACTGGTCGTGGTGGCAGACCCGGTTGAAAGTGCAGCCGGATCGCTGGCGAGCCGCCTCGGCTGCGAAGCGTCGACCGACGCCGCAGGCGTGCTCGAACGCAACGACATCGACGCCGTGGTGATCGGTACGCCGACGGATACCCACATCACGTTCATGTTGCAAGCCGTGGCGAAGGGCAAGGCTGTGCTGTGCGAGAAGCCGATCGACCTGGATATGGAAAAGTCGCTCGCCGCGGCAAACGAAGTGGAGCGCCAGGGTGGCCGCGTCATGCTCGCTTTCAACCGCCGTTTCGATCCGACGTCCCAGGCCTTCCGCAAGGCGATCGACGCCGGCGATGTCGGCGAGGTGCGCCAGGTGGTGATCTCCAGCCGCGATCCGGGTATGCCGCCCCGCGATTACGTCGAGCACTCGGGCGGCATCTTCCGCGACATGGTGATTCACGATCTCGACATGGCGCGCTGGCTGCTGGGCGAAGAGCCGGTCGAAGTGATGGCCATGGCGAGCCGGCTGGTCGACCCATCGCTCGCGGCGCTCGACGATTTCGACACGGTCATGGTGCAGCTTCGCACCGCGTCGGGCAAGCAATGCCATATCAATTGCTGTCGCGAAGCGGTATACGGCTACGACCAGCGTATGGAGGTTTCAGGCTCCAAGGGCATGCTCCTGCAGGAAAACCTTCGGCCTTCGACCATCCGTCGCTGGACGAAGGAGGCCACCGACGTGCGCGAACCGCTGCTGAACTTCTTCCTCGAGCGATATGAAGCGGCCTACAAGGCTGAACTCGAAGCGTTCGTCGAGGCACTGCGCACGAATTCGCCCTTGCCGACCTCGGTGCAGGACGGCCTCAAGGCCCTGCGCCTCGCCGACTGCGCGCTCGAGTCCGCGGTGTCGGGCAAAGCGGTCAAGGTGTAA